A genome region from Vibrio tapetis subsp. tapetis includes the following:
- the secD gene encoding protein translocase subunit SecD, producing the protein MLNRYPLWKYLMVVFAIAISALYALPNIYGEDPAIQITGARGASVDMSTLDTVTAALEKEQLSYKSIALEDGSVLVRFSETDTQLTARDIINDSLGSDAIVALNLAAATPSWLEAIGAAPMKLGLDLRGGVHFLMEVDMDSAMDKLVGQQEEAFRTELREERIRYRSIRKSGTEGVEVVLRDEEQLAQAVKTLSTNHPDMIFSEENANGRFVVKAVFTEARLQEIRNYAVEQNITILRNRVNELGVAEPLVQRQGASRIVVELPGVQDTARAKEILGATATLEFREVDDKADLAAAAQGRVPAGSEVKKDRNDRPVVLKKRVILGGSSITDASSSVDEYGRPQVNISLDSEGGSKMSAFSRKNIGKLMATVFAEYKDSGRRTPEGKVILNKHEEVINQATIQSALGRSFRITGIDSVSEAHNLALLLRAGALIAPISIVEERTIGPSMGQQNIDMGIQACLFGLAAVMLFCLVYYRKFGIFANMALFANIIMIIGVMSMIPGATMTLPGIAGIVLTVGMAVDANVLIFERIREELRDGRNPQQAIHQGYANAFSTIADANITTLITAIILFAVGTGAIKGFAVTLSIGILTSMFTAIIGTRCVVNLLYGGKRIDKLSI; encoded by the coding sequence GTGCTAAACCGTTACCCATTATGGAAGTACCTAATGGTGGTGTTTGCCATTGCCATCAGTGCATTGTATGCGCTTCCGAATATCTACGGTGAAGATCCGGCTATTCAAATTACTGGGGCACGTGGTGCCTCAGTTGATATGTCAACGCTGGATACTGTCACTGCCGCTCTCGAAAAAGAGCAACTCTCTTATAAATCCATCGCGCTTGAAGATGGCTCCGTCCTTGTTCGCTTTAGCGAAACCGATACCCAACTTACTGCCCGAGACATTATCAATGACTCTTTAGGTAGTGATGCAATCGTTGCTTTAAACCTCGCTGCTGCGACACCTAGCTGGTTAGAAGCCATTGGTGCTGCACCAATGAAACTTGGTTTGGATTTGCGTGGTGGTGTTCACTTCTTAATGGAAGTTGACATGGACTCGGCGATGGACAAGCTAGTCGGTCAGCAAGAAGAAGCCTTCCGTACGGAACTGCGTGAAGAGCGAATTCGTTACCGTTCTATCCGCAAGTCAGGCACTGAAGGTGTCGAAGTTGTGCTTCGTGATGAAGAACAACTAGCACAAGCGGTGAAAACGCTATCGACTAATCATCCCGATATGATCTTTAGCGAAGAAAATGCTAATGGCCGTTTCGTGGTTAAAGCCGTATTTACAGAAGCTCGCTTACAAGAAATTCGCAACTACGCTGTTGAGCAAAATATTACTATTTTGCGTAACCGTGTAAACGAATTGGGTGTTGCAGAACCTCTAGTACAACGTCAAGGTGCAAGCCGCATTGTGGTTGAGCTTCCAGGTGTTCAAGACACGGCACGTGCTAAAGAAATTCTTGGTGCAACCGCAACGTTAGAATTCCGTGAAGTTGACGATAAAGCCGATTTAGCGGCTGCTGCGCAAGGTCGTGTACCTGCGGGTAGTGAAGTTAAAAAAGATCGTAATGATCGTCCTGTTGTATTGAAGAAGCGCGTTATTTTAGGCGGTTCAAGCATTACGGATGCAAGTTCAAGTGTTGATGAATACGGTCGACCTCAAGTAAATATCTCGCTTGATAGCGAAGGTGGCTCGAAGATGTCAGCGTTCTCTAGAAAGAACATTGGCAAGTTAATGGCTACGGTATTTGCCGAGTACAAAGACAGCGGTCGTCGTACTCCTGAAGGCAAGGTTATCCTGAATAAACACGAAGAAGTCATCAACCAAGCGACGATTCAGTCAGCTCTTGGTCGTAGCTTCCGTATTACAGGTATCGATTCTGTTTCAGAAGCGCACAACCTAGCACTATTACTGCGTGCTGGTGCCTTGATCGCTCCGATTTCTATCGTTGAAGAACGTACGATTGGCCCATCAATGGGGCAACAGAATATCGATATGGGTATCCAAGCATGTTTGTTTGGCCTCGCCGCGGTTATGTTGTTCTGTCTGGTTTACTACCGTAAATTCGGTATCTTTGCCAACATGGCACTGTTTGCGAATATCATCATGATTATCGGTGTTATGTCGATGATCCCTGGTGCGACAATGACGCTTCCTGGTATCGCAGGTATCGTATTGACGGTCGGTATGGCGGTAGATGCCAACGTATTGATATTCGAGCGTATCCGTGAAGAGCTCCGCGATGGACGAAATCCACAGCAGGCTATTCACCAAGGTTACGCGAATGCATTCAGCACCATTGCCGATGCCAATATCACCACACTTATCACTGCAATCATCTTGTTTGCGGTTGGTACGGGTGCGATTAAAGGCTTCGCCGTTACACTGTCTATCGGTATCTTAACGTCTATGTTTACAGCCATCATTGGTACACGTTGTGTCGTGAACCTGCTTTACGGTGGTAAACGCATTGATAAATTGTCGATCTAA
- a CDS encoding IscS subfamily cysteine desulfurase: protein MKLPIYFDYSATCPVDPRVAEKMVQYMTMDGTFGNPASRSHRYGWQAEEAVDTAREQIADLLNADPREIVFTSGATESDNLAIKGAARFYSKKGKHIITCKTEHKAVLDPCRQLEREGFEVTYLEPESNGIIDLAKLEAAMREDTVLVSIMHVNNEIGVIQDVATIGELCRSRKIVFHVDAAQSAGKIPVDVQEMKIDLISMSAHKMYGPKGIGALYVRRKPRIRLEAQMHGGGHERGFRSGTLPTHQIVGMGEACRIAKEEMQFDQQHAKTLRDRMLKGLDGMEALTINGDLEQRTATNLNISFAFVEGESLLMALKDLAVSSGSACTSASLEPSYVLRALGLNDELAHSSVRFSFGRFTTAEEIDYAVEQIRVAVDKLRDMSPLWDMYKEGVDLDTVEWAHH, encoded by the coding sequence ATGAAACTGCCTATATATTTTGACTACTCAGCTACTTGCCCAGTTGATCCGCGTGTTGCTGAAAAAATGGTTCAGTATATGACGATGGATGGTACTTTTGGTAACCCAGCATCGCGATCTCATCGCTACGGCTGGCAGGCAGAAGAAGCAGTAGACACGGCACGTGAGCAAATTGCAGATTTGCTTAACGCAGACCCAAGAGAAATCGTTTTTACATCTGGCGCAACAGAGTCAGACAACCTTGCTATTAAAGGCGCAGCTCGCTTCTACAGCAAGAAAGGTAAGCACATTATTACCTGTAAAACAGAGCATAAAGCGGTTCTTGATCCTTGCCGTCAACTTGAGCGCGAAGGGTTTGAAGTAACTTACCTAGAGCCAGAAAGCAACGGTATTATTGATTTAGCAAAATTAGAAGCTGCAATGCGTGAAGACACCGTATTAGTTTCTATTATGCATGTAAATAACGAAATTGGTGTTATCCAAGACGTCGCGACTATCGGTGAATTGTGTCGCTCACGTAAAATCGTTTTTCATGTGGATGCAGCGCAAAGTGCGGGTAAAATCCCAGTAGACGTACAAGAGATGAAAATTGATCTTATCTCTATGTCAGCACATAAGATGTACGGACCGAAAGGTATTGGTGCATTGTATGTTCGCCGTAAACCGCGTATTCGCTTAGAAGCACAAATGCACGGTGGCGGTCATGAGCGTGGTTTCCGTTCTGGCACACTACCTACTCACCAAATCGTGGGTATGGGTGAAGCTTGTCGCATTGCTAAAGAAGAAATGCAGTTTGACCAGCAACATGCGAAAACACTACGTGACCGCATGCTAAAAGGCTTAGACGGTATGGAAGCGCTAACCATCAATGGTGACTTAGAGCAACGTACTGCAACCAACTTAAACATCAGCTTTGCTTTTGTTGAAGGTGAGTCTTTGCTTATGGCACTTAAAGATTTAGCTGTTTCATCAGGTTCTGCATGTACATCAGCAAGCCTTGAGCCATCATATGTACTTCGTGCATTAGGCCTAAATGATGAATTAGCACACAGTTCTGTTCGTTTTTCTTTTGGTCGCTTTACGACAGCAGAAGAAATCGACTACGCCGTTGAGCAAATTCGCGTAGCGGTAGATAAATTACGCGACATGTCTCCTCTATGGGATATGTACAAGGAAGGGGTTGATTTGGACACGGTTGAGTGGGCTCATCACTAA
- the iscU gene encoding Fe-S cluster assembly scaffold IscU — translation MAYSEKVIDHYENPRNVGSFDKEDPSIGSGMVGAPACGDVMKLQIKVSPEGIIEDAKFKTYGCGSAIASSSLVTEWVKGKSIDEAAEIKNSEIADELELPPVKVHCSILAEDAIKAAVSDYKKKHQA, via the coding sequence ATGGCTTATAGTGAAAAAGTAATCGATCATTACGAAAACCCACGCAACGTTGGTTCTTTTGATAAAGAAGATCCTTCAATCGGTAGCGGCATGGTTGGCGCGCCAGCATGTGGTGATGTAATGAAGCTACAAATCAAAGTATCTCCAGAAGGCATCATTGAAGACGCTAAGTTTAAAACATACGGTTGCGGCAGTGCGATAGCATCAAGCTCGCTAGTGACTGAATGGGTTAAAGGTAAAAGCATTGATGAAGCGGCTGAGATCAAGAACTCAGAAATTGCAGACGAACTAGAACTGCCACCAGTTAAGGTTCACTGTTCAATTTTGGCAGAAGACGCAATTAAAGCGGCAGTTTCTGACTACAAAAAAAAGCATCAAGCATAA
- the hscA gene encoding Fe-S protein assembly chaperone HscA, translated as MALLQIAEPGQSSAPHEQKLAVGIDLGTTNSLVASVRSGEAKPLPDESGHNILPSVVYYGEGELKVGAAARFHAQSEPTQTIISAKRLIGRSLADIQQRYPTLPYQLRASDNGLPLIETQQGDVNPIQVSAEILKALSARAEASLGGELSGVVITVPAYFDDAQRAGTKDAAQLAGLKVLRLLNEPTAAAIAYGLDSAQEGVIAVYDLGGGTFDISILRLSKGVFEVLATGGDSALGGDDFDHLIAEHLKQQMGLEDALSASQNRALLDAATDAKIALSEHTKVGVSVLDWQGELTRETFESLIQPLVKKTLLACRRALKDASIDSEEVQEVVMVGGSTRTLLVRDMVGDFFGRTPLTSINPDEVVAIGAAIQADILVGNKPDSEMLLLDVIPLSLGIETMGGLVEKIIPRNTTIPVAKAQEFTTFKDGQTGMLVHVAQGERELIDDCRSLAKFSLKGIPPMAAGAAHIRVTYQVDADGLLSVTAMEKSTGVQADIQVKPSYGLSDDEVTNMLRDSMTFAKDDMLARALAEQRVEADRVIEGLLAALQVDGDDLLSDDERQTLLASIETLIVLRNADDADAIEQGIKKTDAASQDFASRRMDKSIRAALAGQSVDNI; from the coding sequence ATGGCATTACTTCAGATAGCAGAACCAGGCCAAAGCTCTGCACCGCATGAACAAAAACTAGCCGTAGGTATTGATCTCGGTACAACAAACTCTTTGGTTGCGTCGGTACGCAGTGGTGAAGCGAAACCTTTACCTGACGAAAGCGGTCACAATATATTACCTTCTGTCGTGTATTACGGTGAAGGTGAGTTAAAAGTGGGGGCGGCCGCTCGCTTTCACGCTCAGAGTGAACCGACTCAAACCATTATTTCTGCAAAGCGTTTAATTGGACGTTCTCTTGCTGATATTCAGCAACGTTACCCAACTTTACCTTACCAGTTACGTGCTAGTGATAACGGGTTACCCTTGATTGAAACACAACAAGGAGACGTAAACCCGATTCAAGTTTCAGCAGAAATCCTAAAAGCACTTTCGGCTCGAGCTGAAGCGAGCTTAGGTGGTGAGCTTAGTGGTGTGGTGATCACCGTTCCTGCTTATTTTGATGATGCCCAGCGAGCAGGCACAAAAGATGCTGCTCAGCTAGCCGGGCTAAAAGTTTTACGTTTACTCAACGAACCGACTGCGGCGGCAATTGCCTACGGCTTAGATAGCGCGCAAGAAGGTGTGATTGCGGTATACGATTTAGGTGGCGGTACGTTTGATATTTCCATTCTACGCTTATCTAAAGGTGTGTTCGAAGTACTGGCGACAGGGGGTGACTCAGCCTTAGGCGGTGATGATTTTGACCACTTGATTGCTGAACATCTTAAGCAGCAGATGGGTCTAGAAGACGCACTCTCTGCTAGCCAGAACCGAGCGTTACTTGATGCCGCAACGGATGCAAAAATAGCATTGTCTGAGCACACTAAAGTGGGCGTTTCAGTATTGGATTGGCAAGGGGAGTTGACTCGCGAAACGTTTGAGTCTTTGATTCAACCACTGGTTAAGAAAACCCTATTGGCTTGTCGTCGTGCACTGAAAGATGCGTCAATTGACAGCGAAGAAGTACAAGAAGTGGTTATGGTTGGTGGTTCGACTCGCACACTCTTAGTACGAGATATGGTCGGTGATTTCTTTGGTCGAACGCCATTAACCAGCATTAACCCAGACGAAGTTGTTGCGATTGGGGCTGCGATTCAAGCTGATATCTTAGTGGGTAACAAGCCTGACTCTGAAATGCTATTGTTGGATGTGATCCCGCTTTCATTGGGGATTGAGACTATGGGTGGTTTAGTTGAAAAAATTATCCCAAGAAACACCACAATACCTGTAGCCAAAGCACAAGAATTCACCACATTTAAAGATGGTCAGACGGGCATGCTAGTTCACGTCGCTCAAGGTGAACGTGAACTCATCGACGACTGCCGATCATTAGCGAAATTTTCGTTAAAAGGCATCCCACCAATGGCGGCTGGCGCGGCACATATTCGTGTGACCTATCAGGTGGATGCTGATGGCCTATTATCCGTGACTGCGATGGAAAAAAGCACCGGAGTTCAAGCTGACATTCAAGTGAAGCCTTCTTACGGTTTAAGTGATGATGAAGTCACTAATATGCTAAGAGATTCGATGACGTTTGCGAAAGACGACATGCTGGCTCGTGCGCTTGCAGAGCAACGTGTTGAAGCTGACCGTGTGATTGAAGGTTTGCTAGCTGCATTACAAGTTGATGGAGATGATCTTCTCTCTGATGACGAGCGTCAGACTCTATTAGCTTCGATTGAGACACTCATCGTTCTTCGTAATGCTGACGATGCAGATGCCATTGAACAAGGTATCAAAAAAACCGACGCGGCAAGCCAAGATTTTGCTTCTCGCCGAATGGACAAATCGATTCGCGCTGCATTAGCAGGCCAATCTGTAGACAATATTTAA
- the iscA gene encoding iron-sulfur cluster assembly protein IscA, translated as MAITMTDAAAGRVRSFIENRGKGLGLRLGVKTTGCSGMAYVLEFVDELDEGDQMFEHDGVNIIIDAKSLVYLDGTELDFVKEGLNEGFEFNNPNAKSECGCGESFNV; from the coding sequence ATGGCCATCACGATGACAGATGCGGCAGCAGGCCGTGTTCGCTCTTTCATAGAAAACCGCGGTAAAGGGCTTGGCCTTCGGCTTGGCGTGAAAACGACGGGCTGTTCTGGAATGGCGTATGTTCTTGAATTTGTCGATGAGTTGGACGAAGGTGATCAAATGTTTGAACACGATGGTGTGAATATCATTATCGATGCGAAAAGCTTGGTTTACCTAGACGGTACCGAACTCGACTTCGTAAAAGAAGGGCTTAATGAAGGTTTTGAATTCAACAACCCTAACGCGAAGAGCGAATGTGGTTGTGGTGAAAGCTTCAACGTATAG
- the suhB gene encoding inositol-1-monophosphatase codes for MHPMLNIAIRAARKAGNHIAKSLENTDKIETTQKGYNEFVTNVDQEAEALIIDTIKSSYPEHSIVARESGLIEGKDTDVQWIIDPLDGTTNFVKGIPHFSVSIAVRLKGKTEVACVYDPMLNELFTAQRGAGAQLNNARLRVKQLKDLDGTILATGFPFKQKQHSESYMKILSALFVTCADFRRTGSTSLDLCYLSAGRVDGYFELGLKPWSMAAGELIARESGAILTDFAGGTNYLKSGNVVGSSPRGVKAILKCIRENGNEAIMK; via the coding sequence ATGCATCCTATGCTTAATATTGCTATTCGCGCTGCGCGAAAAGCAGGCAATCACATTGCTAAATCACTAGAAAACACTGATAAAATTGAAACTACTCAAAAAGGTTACAATGAGTTTGTAACTAATGTAGATCAAGAAGCAGAAGCTCTTATCATCGATACAATCAAAAGCTCTTACCCAGAGCACAGTATTGTTGCAAGAGAAAGCGGTCTTATCGAAGGTAAAGATACTGACGTTCAATGGATCATAGACCCTCTGGATGGCACGACTAACTTTGTAAAAGGTATCCCACACTTTTCAGTGTCTATCGCTGTTCGCCTAAAAGGCAAAACAGAAGTAGCGTGTGTTTACGATCCAATGTTAAACGAATTGTTCACTGCTCAACGCGGTGCCGGCGCTCAGCTAAACAATGCTCGCCTTCGTGTTAAACAACTTAAAGATCTAGACGGTACTATTCTAGCGACGGGTTTCCCATTCAAACAAAAGCAGCACTCTGAATCTTACATGAAGATTCTATCTGCTCTATTTGTTACCTGTGCTGATTTCCGTCGTACTGGCTCTACATCTCTGGATTTATGTTACCTTTCTGCTGGCCGCGTTGACGGTTACTTCGAGCTTGGTCTTAAGCCTTGGAGCATGGCAGCTGGTGAGCTTATCGCTCGTGAATCTGGCGCAATCCTAACGGACTTCGCTGGCGGCACTAATTACCTGAAATCAGGTAACGTAGTAGGCTCAAGCCCACGTGGCGTAAAAGCAATTCTTAAGTGCATCCGTGAAAACGGCAACGAAGCAATCATGAAGTAA
- the iscR gene encoding Fe-S cluster assembly transcriptional regulator IscR, with amino-acid sequence MRLTSKGRYAVTAMLDVALHSQQNPVPLADISERQGISLSYLEQLFSKLRKAGLVSSVRGPGGGYRLGVAPHDIAVGMVIAAVDESVDATKCHGKGDCQGGTRCLTHTLWRDLSTRISGFLNNITLGELMVDNEVLEISDRQDIDLTVNHGFGQKTTSAAPIGANARS; translated from the coding sequence ATGAGACTTACATCTAAAGGACGATATGCAGTAACTGCGATGTTAGACGTTGCACTGCATTCGCAACAAAACCCAGTACCATTGGCTGATATCTCTGAGCGTCAAGGGATCTCTCTTTCTTATTTAGAGCAGCTTTTTTCTAAGCTTCGTAAGGCTGGACTTGTTTCAAGTGTACGTGGTCCAGGTGGTGGTTACCGTTTAGGTGTTGCTCCACACGATATTGCTGTTGGCATGGTGATTGCCGCAGTCGACGAATCCGTTGATGCAACTAAGTGTCATGGTAAGGGCGATTGCCAAGGTGGCACTCGTTGCCTAACGCATACATTGTGGCGCGATTTAAGTACAAGAATTAGTGGCTTCCTTAATAACATCACTCTCGGTGAGTTGATGGTTGATAACGAAGTGCTTGAAATTTCTGATCGTCAGGACATTGATCTGACGGTCAATCATGGGTTTGGACAAAAAACTACAAGCGCCGCTCCCATCGGTGCCAATGCTCGCTCATAG
- a CDS encoding DEAD/DEAH box helicase yields MSFSSQHFSSEIVQALTECGYEKLTPIQQQAIPHARRGHDILANAQTGTGKTAAFALPIIQQILDKPQTSKRHQARALILAPTRELVAQIAQNIEDYTKYAEVSVAAIYGGVKMSSQERKLEAGTDILVATPGRLIEHIESNNVSLVNLEFLVFDEADRMLDMGFISSIETLMSGVASKPQTMLFSATFSAQMNQLATQILRQPKRISVDRENVTAETVAHVVYPVDQERKHELLSELIGKKNWQQVLVFVNYKETANTLLKELKLDGIKAVLCHGDKAQSARRRALDEFKEGKARVMIATDVAARGLDIQNLPHVVNFDMPFLAEDYVHRIGRTGRAGQRGHAVSFVSREEELTVQQVEILIGHRIHRVELTGYEPANRDALLQKMHSKPAFKNRKTRTNNPSDSNQGSAERSLRLRNMLNKRSK; encoded by the coding sequence ATGTCATTTTCATCTCAACACTTTTCATCAGAAATTGTCCAAGCTCTTACTGAATGTGGCTACGAAAAGTTAACGCCAATCCAACAGCAGGCTATCCCACACGCTCGTCGTGGCCATGATATCCTGGCTAATGCACAAACAGGTACGGGTAAAACCGCCGCGTTTGCACTGCCGATCATCCAGCAAATCTTGGATAAACCTCAAACAAGTAAACGCCACCAAGCTCGTGCGCTGATTTTGGCTCCAACTCGTGAATTAGTTGCTCAAATTGCGCAAAATATCGAAGACTACACTAAATACGCAGAAGTCAGTGTTGCTGCTATTTATGGTGGTGTAAAAATGTCATCTCAAGAACGCAAACTAGAAGCGGGAACTGACATTTTGGTTGCAACACCAGGGCGTTTAATCGAACACATTGAGTCGAATAACGTCTCTTTGGTTAACCTAGAGTTTCTCGTGTTTGATGAAGCCGACCGTATGCTCGATATGGGATTTATCTCGTCGATAGAAACCTTGATGAGTGGCGTTGCTTCAAAACCACAAACCATGCTGTTCTCTGCAACTTTTTCAGCTCAAATGAATCAATTAGCAACTCAGATTTTACGTCAGCCTAAACGTATTTCCGTTGACCGCGAAAACGTAACCGCTGAGACGGTTGCTCATGTTGTATATCCAGTTGATCAAGAGCGTAAGCATGAGTTGTTGTCTGAGTTGATTGGTAAGAAAAACTGGCAACAAGTTTTGGTGTTTGTTAACTATAAAGAAACCGCTAATACCTTATTAAAAGAACTCAAACTAGATGGCATTAAAGCGGTGTTGTGTCATGGCGACAAAGCACAAAGTGCTCGCCGTCGTGCATTGGATGAGTTTAAAGAAGGAAAAGCACGCGTGATGATCGCAACCGATGTTGCAGCTCGTGGTCTTGATATTCAAAACCTGCCACACGTGGTGAATTTTGATATGCCATTCTTAGCGGAAGATTACGTACACCGAATTGGTCGTACAGGTCGTGCGGGTCAACGAGGCCATGCAGTATCATTTGTTAGCCGTGAAGAAGAGTTAACAGTACAGCAAGTTGAGATCTTGATTGGTCACCGTATTCACCGTGTTGAACTCACGGGGTACGAGCCTGCTAACCGTGATGCGCTATTACAGAAAATGCATTCAAAGCCTGCATTTAAGAATCGTAAAACTCGTACTAATAACCCGAGTGATTCAAACCAGGGTTCTGCTGAACGCAGTTTACGTCTACGCAATATGCTGAATAAAAGAAGTAAATAA
- the hscB gene encoding co-chaperone HscB, with protein sequence MNHFELFGLPTQFNLDAAHLSAQFRELQKRFHPDKYATASERDRLLAVQKAAQINDAYQVLKQPISRAEYLLSELGVDIRNEQNTMQDPAFLMEQMELREELEQIETSSEPESKLFDFEQTVGKMYKSHLAALQQALADKQLDQAASGIRKLKFIAKLNNEVEQLEDRLLG encoded by the coding sequence ATGAATCATTTCGAATTGTTCGGCTTGCCAACTCAGTTTAATCTGGACGCAGCTCATCTATCTGCTCAGTTTCGAGAGCTACAAAAGCGCTTTCATCCAGACAAATACGCAACGGCGTCAGAGCGCGACCGTTTATTAGCGGTGCAAAAAGCAGCACAAATAAATGATGCTTATCAGGTATTAAAACAGCCTATATCTCGAGCAGAGTATTTGTTATCTGAATTGGGCGTTGATATTCGAAACGAACAAAATACTATGCAAGATCCTGCTTTCTTAATGGAACAGATGGAATTGCGTGAAGAGTTGGAACAGATAGAGACAAGCTCGGAACCTGAATCGAAGTTATTCGATTTTGAGCAGACCGTCGGTAAGATGTATAAGTCGCATTTAGCAGCGTTACAACAGGCATTAGCAGATAAGCAGCTTGACCAAGCGGCAAGCGGGATCCGAAAGCTAAAATTTATAGCCAAACTTAATAACGAAGTTGAGCAGCTCGAAGATCGCTTGCTCGGTTAA
- the trmJ gene encoding tRNA (cytosine(32)/uridine(32)-2'-O)-methyltransferase TrmJ has translation MLDNVKVVLVGTSHSGNIGSAARAMKVMGLTNMVLVDPQCEVDAQTVALAAGASDIALNATIVGTLEEAVADCGLVVGSSARSRTLEWPMLEPRECGEKFAIEGESHPVALVFGRERTGLTNEELQTCHYHVCIPANPEYSSLNLAMAVQTLSYEIRVAHLAKLESQYAEKTELDYPRHKELEMFYEHLEKVIIKTQFIDQDNPGQVMNKIKRLFSRARPEKQELNILRGILTSVENQDLHRK, from the coding sequence ATGTTAGACAATGTAAAGGTCGTTCTAGTTGGAACTTCGCATTCAGGTAATATTGGTAGTGCAGCTCGTGCAATGAAAGTCATGGGGCTAACCAATATGGTATTAGTTGATCCGCAATGTGAAGTTGATGCTCAAACTGTAGCATTAGCGGCTGGTGCGAGTGACATCGCCTTGAATGCGACGATTGTAGGCACGTTAGAAGAAGCGGTAGCTGATTGCGGTTTGGTTGTCGGTTCAAGTGCTCGTTCACGTACTCTAGAGTGGCCGATGCTAGAACCTCGAGAGTGTGGTGAGAAATTTGCCATCGAAGGAGAATCGCATCCAGTAGCACTTGTGTTTGGTCGTGAGCGTACAGGCCTTACCAATGAAGAGCTGCAAACTTGTCACTATCATGTCTGCATTCCTGCAAATCCTGAATATAGCTCGCTCAACTTAGCGATGGCGGTGCAAACCTTATCGTATGAAATTCGAGTTGCTCATTTGGCAAAACTTGAAAGCCAGTATGCAGAAAAAACCGAATTGGATTACCCACGTCACAAAGAACTCGAGATGTTCTACGAACACCTTGAAAAAGTGATCATTAAAACCCAGTTTATAGATCAGGATAATCCCGGCCAGGTAATGAATAAGATTAAGCGCTTATTTAGCCGTGCGAGACCTGAAAAACAAGAACTGAACATTTTGCGCGGTATTTTGACCTCGGTTGAAAATCAAGATTTGCATAGAAAATAA
- the secF gene encoding protein translocase subunit SecF yields MFQILKTHNTIDFMRWSKGAFLLSLIMVGAAVFTLSTKWLNWGLDFTGGTLIEVGFDRPADLELVRESLDARGFGDATVQNFGSSRDVLVRLRPRDDMKGEQLGNQILNALKEGTGESIEMRRIEFVGPNVGDELTEAGGLAIIVSLLCILLYVSVRFEWRLAAGAVMALAHDVIITLGIFSLLEIEVDLTIVAALLTVVGYSLNDTIVVFDRIRENFRKMRKGEPSEVMNNSITQTLSRTLITSGTTLFVVISLFTQGGAMIHGFATALLLGITVGTYSSIYVASALALKLGIEREHLMPTQVEKEGEEFEETP; encoded by the coding sequence ATGTTTCAGATATTGAAAACACACAACACGATCGACTTCATGCGTTGGTCAAAAGGTGCCTTCTTACTTTCTTTGATTATGGTCGGTGCTGCTGTCTTCACTCTTTCAACAAAATGGTTGAACTGGGGTCTAGACTTTACTGGCGGAACATTGATTGAAGTGGGCTTTGATCGCCCTGCTGATCTAGAGCTGGTACGTGAGTCTCTCGATGCGAGAGGTTTCGGTGATGCAACGGTACAGAACTTTGGTTCTTCTCGTGATGTATTAGTTCGCTTACGTCCTCGTGATGACATGAAAGGTGAGCAACTGGGTAACCAGATCCTGAATGCATTAAAAGAGGGAACGGGCGAAAGCATTGAGATGCGCCGTATCGAGTTTGTTGGTCCTAACGTAGGTGACGAACTCACAGAAGCGGGTGGCCTAGCCATCATCGTTTCACTGCTGTGTATCTTGTTGTATGTGTCGGTACGTTTTGAATGGCGTTTGGCGGCAGGTGCTGTAATGGCATTGGCCCATGATGTCATCATTACTCTTGGTATCTTCTCATTGCTAGAGATTGAAGTTGACCTGACCATCGTTGCTGCATTGCTGACGGTTGTGGGTTACTCGCTCAACGATACCATTGTAGTCTTTGACCGGATCCGTGAAAACTTCCGTAAGATGCGCAAAGGTGAACCAAGTGAAGTGATGAACAACTCCATCACTCAAACGCTTAGTCGTACGTTGATCACTTCTGGTACCACATTATTCGTTGTTATCTCTCTGTTCACACAGGGCGGCGCAATGATCCACGGTTTTGCAACTGCATTACTATTGGGTATTACCGTTGGTACTTATTCTTCAATTTACGTAGCGTCAGCACTCGCGCTGAAACTGGGTATCGAGCGTGAACACTTGATGCCAACGCAAGTTGAAAAAGAAGGCGAAGAGTTCGAAGAGACGCCGTAA